GCATAGACCACCTCGTATCAGAATGTTTATCAAAAGATAACAAACACAACATTACCTTGCCTAACTTGGTGAGAATAGGAGGCACaacctcttttatttttgaCACCTGAAACAGTGACAGTCAAATTAGATTTTGATGAAACTAGATGTAACAAATGGTATCTAAATGGGGAAAAGAGACGAAACAGTAGCCGAAACTGAGATTTAAATCAAAACCAGTGTGGCCTCCTAAACTATAAAATTTGagagaaaaatgaaagaaaCCGTGATAGTATCAAGCTTTCCAGAGAGTTGATTCTCCTATTCCAACAGTTTAAATGATTCCCTCACCATCTCCTGCACCCTAAATATCCTCCTCCCTCACCTCAATCACGAGAATCCCACCCCTCCCGCCTAACTTGCCATTTGGAAGGTTAGTTACAACATTTGTTGGCTCATTAACTCCCCTAGTCCCCGTTATCCACTTCCTATGTTTTCTCACATATATATACGCATAAGGTGGTGCTTCCCCTAATATAGCACTATAGCATCCTATGAACCTTCTATCCCACTTCCCTCTTTAAGGTGAGTAATATTATATTACTAAAACGGGAAAGTTCTCCAAAGCAATAGAATAATATTGACATTAGGAAATAAACAATTACCAGCTGGAAATATGGATCATTTGGCAAATGCTTCAAAGCAAACTCCCTCTGGCATGTGTATCTTGGATCTGTTTTGCGCAAAACACCATGTCCGTATCCAGGAATAACCTGGCGATCCAAAAAAGAATAGCCAATACCTATTAACAAATTTCCAATACTTCTCATTGCACTTACTCTAGTTACGaaaacaacctttattttggaaGTATAAAAAATTGTCCCCTAGttcttttcaaatattttacAGAAACTTCCTGTTAGGAAACACTTGTTTTGTAAGACAAATACAAGGGATCAAGAGAACAAGAGTCAATAACGCTAGATATGAAAATCTAAATGGATTTCTTATCCGCGGCTCTACCTATCAAATTCTTTTAGTTgaaaggaaaagaagagtaAAGGTTTACACAATATTAATTGCACGAAGTTTTACCATATAATTTATTCACCAAAATGCCAAATCTAAAGGAAAATGGCTTTCAAAAACACTATTTCGCTTCCCATAATACAAGTTACCACGTCACCTGGCCACTATTCAATGTTTTATGAATGTACTCGCTCAGTTGTTCTGTACTAATGTTTGGAGTGCCAAACTCCGCAACTATTGATCGGATCCATCGCAGAACCTCCTGTAACAACATAATAACACGGACTTAGagaattaaactaaaaataataaatgagaAAAACTATGAACATTAATCACATACTATGACACTACCTAGTTTTGTCTTTTGTGTAagctttaataatatttatattccACAAGGTAATAAGATGGCAAATACAATGCTCTCACAATGGTAAACAACTTAAACCCCTTTCAAGAATACAAGGCAGGCTTTTTTCTTACTATTATCATTCTTTAAGAAAGCAGCATTCCTACTAGACCAGTATCTGGCATACAGAACATATCAATACAGCACATACTTGTAAGTTGTAATGCAGAacagttttattttatcaagAAGCAAGCAAGCGATCCTTGTCCTAGTAAGTGGGATTAGCTACTATAAAGTAGAAAACACAAGTGTCATTCTGAAAACTACGCCTATACTCAAACCATTAAAATCTGTAATGTTGGGTTGGAGTGAATACTATAGGCAAACAGGCTTCTTAGCAGAAGGATGAACTATGACGATTAACAAAATATACCTGATTAGCCAACCCATGGAGTGGCCCAGCTAAACCATTCAAAGCAGCCGCAAATGCAAGGTAAGGATCTGATAGTGGACTGGCTACCTGAAGGGATCAAACAACAccatacattaaaaaaattagcaGCTACCAAAACATGTAATATATACAGAAGTTCAACATTATTGGGCAAAGACTTTAATTAAGGGAAGTAACTCACTAGGTGGGCTGTATGAGAACTAACATTACCACCTTCATGATCACTGCAAACCAAATGCATCATGAAACTCAACAGTAAAGCCAGGGTGGTAACTCAAACGAAACCAAGGAACCCATGGAATACGAACCTATGAATGGAAATATACAGCCTCATAAACTCCAGCATTTCTGGATCGTCAAATCCTAACATGTGGGCATAGTTTGCACCATAATCCAAAGAATCATCCAATGGTATGATTTTTCCATCCTTGTATTTCCTTTATAAGGTGAGAAAGTAATCCAAATGGTAAGAGGATGATAGAAGATGTCAAATACTTAGGATCAATGATCCTGCAATGTATACCCCCACAGTAACTTGGATGAGGATATCCTTTACAATTTTAGTATTTTACATACCTCCTATAAATATAAGCAGCAATTCCAGGCAAACGAGCAATTAAATTCAATGTATCCTCATACGTTGGTTCCCAGTACCTATatccaaacaaaaaaaaggCTATAGTAACTTACACGAGTAAATAATGCAAACGCCATTAAGAAATTAGAACCATACCTTGCCTTAGGTATCCCACTCTCGTATGCCTTCTGAAATTCACTCTCAACCTGGAAGTTAAATGAATTGACAGTAAGTTCACTCTTGCTTGCTTCAGCAAGAATATTAAAAGTGTACATATTCAGCAGTGAGTTAAGTTTATAGTGATCCTCAGCAACATGTTGTAAACAAGGGTGTTTTAAGAGTTCAAATATGATTTTACTTTTATTGTGATCATGTTTGGTTTGGGGTTTCATTCTCAGCTTAAACATAATTCTGCCACAGAAAACCATGGTTTTGTCCAAAGAAATAAGTTCTCACTTTACTGTGGGCTACAATTCCAACATTAATTTTGCCAAAACTAGCTTTTAAACAGAAGTACCAAACACAACTTAGTTTACTTCCTAATCACTTTAAATTAAAAGTCATCTATGGAGAAATCAAGATCATCTAATCTTGTTGGTAAAAGCAAAATCAAACCCACcgtaaataatttaattacagAAGAAAAGCTAGGAAGACTGTATAAATTAGAAGTTGAAGAAAGAATCTGATACTCAACCTGCAAGGCCATGACACCAGTAGTAAACTGAGTCATTGGATGAGCAGAAACAGGCAAAGCATCAATAGCCTTAAAAGCATAATCTGCAGTtgggaaaaaaaaattaactcctTCATATATTAGGAACAACCAAGTAAAAACTATGTTTAAAATTTCTATGGACATGCCACTCATAAGTCATGACATTTGAGCAAGAGCAAGCCTGAAGTTTGCCACGGACATAATGCAACAAGGCAAGTCCATATCTTCCAAGTTAACAAGTGCTTAGACATGGATGTGCATTTTCACACACATGGACCATATTAATAGAAATGATTCAGAAATTGATGACAATCGGTGTCATTTCATTATTTCAATGATTATGACAGAGAGGAAACTCAGTGACTCACTCCATTCCTAGATTGATTTCCCCTCTACTCTTTCCCATCTATTTTTATACTAACTCCTAACTAGTCAACAGCGCATCAGAAAGCTCAGTTCCTCTCACATTCATGATAAATGGGTATAGAATAGTGATCCTAGATTCATATGAAGTTCAaatagaataatattttttctttttattaaaaaaaaaaagttaataacaGAATCCAAA
The Arachis stenosperma cultivar V10309 chromosome 7, arast.V10309.gnm1.PFL2, whole genome shotgun sequence genome window above contains:
- the LOC130941114 gene encoding citrate synthase, mitochondrial yields the protein MAFFRSVSALSRLRSRAGQQPTLANSVRWLQIQTSTATDLRSELKELIPEYQERVKKLRKEHANVELGKITVDMVLGGMRGMTALVWLGSAVDPDEGIRFRGMTIPDCQKKLPGACPGGEPLPEGILWLLLTGKIPNKEQVDSLSQELRSRATIPDYAFKAIDALPVSAHPMTQFTTGVMALQVESEFQKAYESGIPKARYWEPTYEDTLNLIARLPGIAAYIYRRKYKDGKIIPLDDSLDYGANYAHMLGFDDPEMLEFMRLYISIHSDHEGGNVSSHTAHLVASPLSDPYLAFAAALNGLAGPLHGLANQEVLRWIRSIVAEFGTPNISTEQLSEYIHKTLNSGQVIPGYGHGVLRKTDPRYTCQREFALKHLPNDPYFQLVSKIKEVVPPILTKLGKVKNPWPNVDAHSGVLLNYYGLTEENYYTVLFGVSRAVGVGPQLIWDRALGMPLERPKSVTLEKLEQLCAK